From Elusimicrobiota bacterium, one genomic window encodes:
- a CDS encoding nitrogenase component 1, with product MNEDCVHTCSILGAFFAAHPIRDSAVVFHGPAGCMKMALYAACAHDLMGFDHGRATTSAMEGPDAVMGGADKLRARIARLRKRSPKARVFVVSCCVPEIVGDDLADVAHSFPPGAVIVLGGAGFRGGLWAGFSSALERIAQDLCTDQPGAAPSNKLINLVGYMCDRQEQDHLANLRILRELAEGIGLGLNTVFTGPGQTRGLRRAWAAKYNVAFDYGLKAAEVLSRRYGQSTVHAVYPIGLGGSSAFLRKLGKATGRAKAAEAYISAQLRLAVPRIQALRAACLGKRVGVCAESQKLPALVEFLRDLGMRPAWVRASDRPEEARGSGEADLIVGSSVEKYRHGERVPVYEFTYPCFDRHCLTPEPDLGFEGAVRLANNLANLLTRANTRAWGLSRELSRLGFVPALYLRRRPK from the coding sequence ATGAACGAGGACTGCGTCCACACCTGCTCCATCTTGGGCGCCTTCTTCGCCGCCCACCCCATCCGGGACTCCGCCGTCGTGTTCCACGGCCCGGCCGGCTGCATGAAGATGGCGCTCTACGCCGCCTGCGCCCACGACCTGATGGGCTTCGACCACGGCCGGGCGACCACGTCGGCCATGGAAGGCCCGGACGCGGTCATGGGAGGCGCGGACAAGCTCCGGGCGCGCATCGCGCGGCTGCGCAAGCGCTCCCCCAAGGCGCGCGTCTTCGTGGTCTCCTGCTGCGTCCCGGAGATCGTGGGCGACGACCTGGCCGACGTGGCGCATTCCTTCCCTCCCGGCGCGGTCATCGTGCTGGGCGGCGCGGGCTTCCGGGGCGGCCTGTGGGCGGGCTTCAGCAGCGCTTTGGAGCGCATCGCGCAGGACCTCTGCACGGACCAGCCGGGCGCGGCGCCTTCCAACAAGCTCATCAACCTGGTCGGCTACATGTGCGACCGGCAGGAGCAGGACCATCTGGCCAACCTGCGCATCCTGCGCGAGCTGGCGGAGGGCATCGGCCTGGGCTTGAACACGGTCTTCACGGGCCCGGGCCAGACCCGGGGCCTCAGGCGGGCCTGGGCGGCCAAGTACAATGTCGCCTTCGACTACGGGCTGAAGGCCGCGGAGGTCCTGTCCCGGCGCTACGGCCAGAGCACGGTCCATGCGGTCTATCCCATCGGGCTCGGAGGCAGCAGCGCCTTCCTGCGCAAGCTGGGTAAGGCCACGGGCCGGGCCAAGGCCGCGGAGGCCTACATCTCGGCGCAACTGCGCCTGGCGGTGCCGCGCATCCAGGCCTTGCGCGCGGCGTGCCTGGGCAAGCGCGTGGGCGTGTGCGCCGAATCCCAGAAGCTGCCGGCCTTGGTCGAATTCCTCCGCGACCTGGGCATGCGGCCGGCCTGGGTGCGGGCCAGCGACCGCCCGGAGGAGGCCCGCGGCTCAGGCGAGGCGGACCTCATCGTGGGCAGCTCCGTGGAGAAATACCGGCACGGCGAGCGCGTCCCGGTGTATGAATTCACCTACCCCTGCTTCGACAGACACTGCCTGACCCCGGAGCCCGACCTCGGCTTCGAAGGGGCCGTGCGCCTGGCCAACAACCTGGCCAACCTCCTGACCCGCGCCAACACCAGGGCCTGGGGGCTGTCCCGGGAATTGTCGCGCCTGGGCTTTGTGCCGGCGCTCTACCTTCGGAGGCGTCCCAAATGA
- a CDS encoding nitrogenase component 1, producing MSESCCVMRYAWQTLTCIAGPVAVIVHGPNGCGADFSLPSRPQGAAGDYCATDLSEMDAIMGGEDALAAKLAAVRKRSRPELIFVLGTCVSELIGDDARAVCAQAAARLGVPIIFLPTSGLVDRGAGDPAVDVFKALVEGFMKPGRRGAGSVNFLAFPWADYRGVRDELARCLSALDIRLNAILTGTPSLAELARAPRAALNVIVDDDPGRRAGLWMKERFGTPYILVPRPSGLAATSRMFRLMVEACGGGTRRAALVEVWRRRELRRLAEEHPGLRGRSLAWAGPRPPMLDVRPPGSFLMYSGMRELAGELEAELGSRFFARYGPYCRRPERPA from the coding sequence ATGTCGGAATCCTGCTGCGTGATGCGCTACGCCTGGCAGACCCTCACCTGCATCGCCGGGCCGGTGGCCGTCATCGTGCACGGCCCCAACGGCTGCGGCGCCGATTTCTCTTTGCCCTCCCGCCCCCAAGGGGCGGCGGGCGACTACTGCGCGACGGACCTCAGCGAGATGGACGCCATCATGGGCGGGGAGGACGCTCTGGCCGCGAAGCTCGCGGCCGTGCGCAAGCGCTCCCGGCCGGAGCTGATCTTCGTGCTGGGGACCTGCGTCAGCGAGCTCATCGGCGACGACGCCCGCGCCGTCTGCGCCCAGGCCGCGGCGCGGCTGGGCGTGCCCATCATCTTCCTGCCCACCTCCGGCCTGGTGGACCGCGGCGCGGGAGACCCGGCGGTCGACGTGTTCAAGGCTTTGGTCGAGGGGTTCATGAAGCCGGGCCGCCGCGGCGCGGGCAGCGTCAATTTCCTGGCCTTCCCGTGGGCCGACTATCGTGGCGTCCGCGACGAGCTCGCGCGCTGTCTCTCCGCTCTGGATATCCGGCTCAACGCGATATTGACCGGGACCCCATCGCTGGCGGAGCTCGCGCGGGCGCCCCGGGCCGCGCTCAACGTCATCGTAGACGACGACCCGGGACGCAGGGCCGGGCTTTGGATGAAAGAGAGGTTCGGCACGCCCTATATCCTGGTGCCCAGGCCCTCGGGCCTAGCCGCGACCAGCCGCATGTTCCGGCTCATGGTGGAGGCCTGCGGCGGAGGGACCCGCCGCGCCGCGCTCGTGGAGGTGTGGCGGCGCCGCGAGCTGCGCCGGCTGGCCGAAGAGCATCCGGGCCTGCGCGGCCGGAGCCTGGCCTGGGCCGGGCCGCGGCCGCCCATGCTCGACGTGCGGCCGCCCGGCTCTTTTCTGATGTATTCGGGGATGCGCGAGCTGGCCGGAGAGCTGGAGGCCGAGCTGGGCTCGCGCTTCTTCGCGAGATACGGGCCGTACTGCCGGCGGCCAGAGAGGCCCGCATGA
- a CDS encoding radical SAM protein has product MKGARRARVVLVHCPPHGETEFLNIGLAYLQAVLEREGFETAFHDISFAEHRAETDFYDDYVLGLSRRIGGGVGDGVDPGLLLQVVRPELFGRLCPVAAAIVRKVEEYLPSVRESGEVFLFSVNMMTQYFAAALAYRLRASGKRTAAGGPNLDFRPLRHLLLRSGSFDAVVQGDGEGVVAALVERLALGQEPALPGVSRLDARGEVAQTPPGPLPALDSLPRPSWRGMNTNDFVPILASRGCPRPCGFCSEPGKGRFRQRAVEGVAAEMEAAAARRGHGNFHFHDDTINASPAWVDRFTARLRERGGRFAWESFCGPDGLTPERLEAMARSGCVLLKLGVQSFSDRVLRLMRRRPAAAAVRQAIINGDRLGISMCYDLLAGFPGETEADHRRTMDWAEDIFARTKLVQFSPNPFYLSLGSETHLRARDYGITLKDFDCGALPAPLRGLARACGEFPVGFRYGIPRPTVRRRIAEMGASLKRHDKDYLYLGQTALPPRRAHA; this is encoded by the coding sequence ATGAAGGGCGCGCGCCGCGCCCGCGTGGTGCTGGTGCACTGCCCGCCCCACGGCGAGACCGAGTTCCTGAACATCGGCCTGGCCTACCTCCAGGCGGTCCTGGAGCGGGAGGGCTTTGAGACCGCGTTCCACGACATCAGTTTCGCGGAGCACCGCGCCGAGACCGATTTCTACGACGACTACGTCCTGGGGCTGTCGCGCCGCATCGGCGGCGGCGTGGGCGACGGGGTCGACCCCGGCCTGCTGCTCCAGGTGGTGCGGCCGGAGCTCTTCGGCCGGCTCTGCCCGGTCGCCGCGGCCATCGTGCGCAAGGTCGAGGAGTACCTGCCCAGCGTGCGCGAGTCGGGGGAGGTCTTCCTCTTCTCCGTCAACATGATGACGCAGTACTTCGCCGCGGCCCTCGCCTACCGTCTGCGGGCCTCGGGCAAGCGCACCGCGGCGGGCGGGCCGAACCTCGACTTCCGGCCGCTGCGGCACCTGCTGCTCCGCTCCGGGAGCTTCGACGCGGTGGTGCAGGGCGACGGCGAGGGCGTGGTCGCGGCTTTGGTGGAGCGCCTGGCCCTGGGCCAAGAGCCCGCTCTGCCCGGCGTCTCGCGCCTCGACGCCCGGGGCGAGGTGGCGCAGACCCCTCCGGGACCGTTGCCGGCTCTGGACTCGCTGCCGCGGCCGTCCTGGCGGGGCATGAACACCAACGACTTCGTGCCGATCCTGGCCAGCCGCGGCTGCCCGCGCCCCTGCGGCTTCTGCTCCGAGCCCGGCAAGGGGCGCTTCCGCCAGCGCGCCGTCGAGGGCGTGGCCGCGGAGATGGAAGCCGCGGCCGCGCGCCGCGGCCACGGCAACTTCCATTTCCACGACGACACCATCAACGCCTCGCCGGCCTGGGTGGACCGCTTCACGGCCAGGCTCCGGGAGCGCGGCGGCCGCTTCGCCTGGGAGAGCTTCTGCGGGCCCGACGGGCTCACCCCGGAGCGGCTCGAGGCCATGGCCCGGTCCGGCTGCGTCCTGCTCAAGCTCGGGGTGCAGAGCTTCTCGGACCGCGTCCTGCGCCTGATGCGCCGGCGCCCGGCCGCCGCGGCGGTGCGCCAGGCCATCATCAACGGCGACCGGCTCGGCATCTCCATGTGCTACGACCTGCTGGCGGGCTTCCCCGGCGAGACCGAGGCGGACCACCGGCGCACCATGGACTGGGCCGAGGACATCTTCGCCCGCACCAAGCTCGTGCAGTTCTCGCCCAACCCGTTCTACCTGTCGCTGGGCTCCGAGACGCACCTGCGCGCCCGGGACTACGGCATCACCCTCAAGGACTTCGACTGCGGCGCGCTGCCCGCCCCCCTGCGCGGCCTGGCGCGCGCCTGCGGCGAGTTCCCGGTGGGCTTCCGCTACGGGATACCCCGGCCCACGGTGCGCCGGCGCATCGCGGAGATGGGCGCCAGCCTCAAACGTCACGACAAGGACTACCTCTACCTGGGCCAGACGGCGCTGCCGCCGCGGAGGGCGCATGCCTAG
- a CDS encoding radical SAM protein, translating into MSARKVIKLVGLFRAFPRRGAGRPEPGAYIDALASEPYSLGTAYLKAYCDSIPGIRARYDIRVVNIADRSGGSREEAVLPLGAVEDLLRGNPAAVCFSGYCWNFAAALEACRLLKARKPSLITVLGGRPPAAAQPGVDVAIAGEAEVPLARWLKAGLRPDAAVGGPLADIDRIPSPYLAGILNPPKDGMMLELARGCPNDCGYCAWNSAKLRRVHSQERIAAELRWAAARGMTNLTIVDSAINYETSTLRRFVRALKKADPKGRLTFTYNLRYELLDQEQARWLSEIPSGQVLLGMETLSAPALRLAGRKPFDRRRFESALRLLRDIKPPSVGVILGMPGDTLAGFKRTMRYLDGLAQDRATPMAAALVSLLQVFPGTAMHRKARRLGLRTMPQGIPYLWSGPGWGRKELQGALAFLRRLRASSPLLIKGPEGGHTIASAKSRLLDLVQDRFPFLSVERHEAGSYVPGEVLVRCTSRCNQRCPFCSAPRPAREPAARELELAFKAAAELFCGAQFTLTGGEPTLRPELPALVRLLLGMKRFAQVRVQTNAVAFAKASYLKGFRPDPKLVFFVSLHALEPALYDELTGTRGMLPAAVRGLESLIAAGHRVIVNIVINSRNVGQLEAYSERLARMIGANDKVQVHFSSLTCPEHRPAAASYLVPYGTLVPELVKAMRLLSGQGIAVQSPLSATHASFPPCAVPAEFREEKVRRYRPLGHETGYEDFSKGYVKARACRGCAFDRCCLGLPKEYAARFGLKGCKPIRYT; encoded by the coding sequence ATGAGCGCCAGAAAGGTCATCAAGCTCGTCGGCCTTTTCCGGGCCTTCCCCAGGCGCGGCGCCGGCCGGCCGGAGCCCGGCGCCTACATCGACGCTTTGGCCAGCGAGCCCTACAGCCTGGGCACGGCTTATCTGAAAGCCTACTGCGACTCGATCCCCGGCATCCGGGCGCGCTACGACATCCGGGTCGTGAACATCGCGGACCGCTCCGGCGGCTCGCGCGAGGAGGCCGTCCTGCCGTTGGGCGCGGTCGAGGACCTGCTGCGCGGGAACCCGGCCGCGGTCTGCTTCTCCGGCTACTGCTGGAACTTCGCGGCGGCGCTCGAGGCCTGCCGACTGCTCAAGGCGAGGAAGCCCTCGCTGATCACGGTCCTGGGCGGCCGGCCCCCGGCCGCGGCGCAGCCCGGCGTGGATGTCGCCATAGCGGGCGAGGCCGAGGTCCCGCTGGCGCGCTGGCTCAAGGCGGGCCTGCGGCCCGACGCCGCTGTCGGAGGCCCTTTGGCGGATATCGACCGCATCCCCTCGCCCTATCTGGCAGGCATTTTGAATCCCCCCAAGGACGGCATGATGCTGGAGCTGGCCAGGGGCTGCCCCAACGACTGCGGCTACTGCGCCTGGAACTCGGCGAAGCTCCGCCGGGTGCACTCGCAAGAGAGGATCGCGGCCGAGCTGCGCTGGGCCGCGGCCCGTGGGATGACCAACCTCACCATCGTGGATTCGGCCATCAACTACGAGACCAGCACCTTGCGCAGGTTCGTGCGCGCGCTCAAGAAGGCCGATCCCAAAGGCCGGCTGACCTTCACCTACAACCTGCGCTACGAGCTGCTGGACCAAGAGCAGGCCCGCTGGCTTTCGGAGATCCCCTCCGGCCAGGTTCTGCTGGGCATGGAGACCTTGAGCGCGCCCGCTTTGCGGCTCGCCGGCCGCAAGCCCTTCGACCGGAGGCGCTTTGAAAGCGCGCTGCGGCTCCTGCGGGACATCAAGCCGCCCTCGGTCGGCGTGATCCTCGGCATGCCGGGCGACACCCTCGCCGGCTTCAAGCGGACCATGCGCTACCTCGACGGCCTGGCGCAGGACCGCGCTACCCCCATGGCCGCGGCGCTCGTCTCTCTTTTGCAGGTGTTCCCGGGAACCGCGATGCACCGCAAGGCGCGGCGCCTGGGCCTGCGCACCATGCCGCAGGGCATCCCCTACCTGTGGAGCGGGCCCGGCTGGGGGCGCAAGGAGCTTCAGGGGGCGCTGGCGTTCCTGCGGCGTCTGCGCGCGAGCTCTCCGCTCCTCATCAAGGGGCCGGAGGGGGGGCACACCATCGCCTCGGCCAAGAGCCGGCTCCTCGACCTGGTCCAGGACCGTTTCCCCTTCCTGAGCGTGGAGCGGCACGAGGCCGGCTCCTATGTGCCGGGCGAGGTGCTGGTCCGCTGCACCTCCCGCTGCAACCAGCGCTGCCCGTTCTGCTCCGCTCCCAGGCCGGCCCGGGAGCCGGCCGCCCGTGAGCTGGAGCTGGCCTTCAAGGCGGCCGCGGAGCTGTTCTGCGGCGCGCAGTTCACGCTCACGGGCGGCGAGCCGACCCTGAGGCCGGAGCTCCCGGCTTTGGTCCGGCTGCTCCTGGGCATGAAGCGCTTCGCGCAGGTCAGGGTCCAGACCAACGCCGTCGCCTTCGCCAAGGCGTCCTATCTGAAGGGATTCCGCCCGGACCCCAAGCTCGTGTTCTTCGTCTCGCTGCACGCGCTCGAGCCGGCTTTGTACGACGAGCTGACCGGCACGCGGGGCATGCTGCCCGCGGCGGTGCGCGGCCTGGAGTCCTTGATTGCCGCCGGCCACCGCGTGATCGTCAACATCGTCATCAACAGCCGGAACGTCGGGCAGCTGGAAGCCTACTCCGAGCGGCTGGCGCGGATGATCGGCGCCAACGACAAGGTCCAGGTCCACTTCTCGTCCTTGACCTGCCCCGAGCACAGGCCGGCCGCGGCCTCCTATCTGGTCCCCTATGGCACGCTGGTCCCCGAACTGGTGAAGGCGATGCGCCTACTGAGCGGACAGGGCATCGCGGTGCAGAGCCCCTTGAGCGCCACCCATGCTTCTTTCCCGCCTTGCGCGGTGCCCGCGGAGTTCCGGGAAGAGAAGGTGAGGCGCTACCGGCCCCTGGGGCATGAGACCGGGTACGAGGACTTCTCCAAGGGCTACGTCAAAGCGCGGGCCTGCCGCGGCTGCGCTTTCGACCGCTGCTGCCTGGGCTTGCCCAAGGAGTACGCGGCCCGTTTCGGCCTCAAAGGCTGCAAGCCGATTAGATATACTTGA
- a CDS encoding radical SAM protein, translating to MPRKSRTLALAFFPTPFSGEAAQYELGLHRLPRMIGTQWRPLWVQLAPAAPEDSARAAAEGAPAAVLLHVHRTQAADALAFANALGRLRPGLPLIMCGWPAHPPYVDAVAAATGGLTSPSFALLCGEVEAVMPRALEKLADGGGMDALAGVAGIVVWDQRRRAWRGSQEYAVVEDLDALPDAALAHIPKAWKDSKAGWLELARGCKYRCAFCLCCAFPRPRLRRFGPERIRAAARAAVARGVEVLGLLATSNSFDVELLRSVTGALRELGLGQLKVAGPVHARHARGEALELLASLNWDLMTIGLQTLTPEAQRLLRRKEDPEDFARTMESIASFATPEVEIVLGLPGDTPEGFRKTVRFVLGLPVKVTVQSLRLDPWSDFLADRGKLGLKADFARAGVIRSSPTFPAAALEDCRDWLRRLGRAPWTHRARTLALDGEHLNARPAGGPRA from the coding sequence ATGCCTAGGAAGAGCCGGACGCTCGCGCTGGCGTTCTTCCCCACGCCCTTCAGCGGGGAGGCGGCCCAGTACGAGCTCGGCCTGCACCGCCTGCCGCGCATGATCGGGACGCAATGGCGCCCGCTCTGGGTCCAGCTCGCGCCCGCGGCTCCCGAGGACAGCGCGCGCGCGGCGGCCGAAGGCGCGCCCGCGGCCGTCCTGCTGCACGTCCACCGCACCCAGGCGGCCGACGCCCTGGCCTTCGCCAACGCCTTGGGCCGGCTCCGGCCCGGACTGCCGCTGATCATGTGCGGCTGGCCGGCGCATCCCCCTTACGTGGACGCCGTGGCCGCGGCCACCGGCGGGCTGACCAGCCCGAGCTTCGCTTTGCTCTGCGGCGAGGTGGAGGCGGTGATGCCGCGGGCGCTGGAGAAGCTCGCGGATGGCGGAGGCATGGACGCCCTGGCCGGCGTGGCCGGCATCGTGGTCTGGGACCAGCGCCGGCGCGCGTGGCGCGGCTCCCAGGAGTACGCGGTCGTCGAGGACCTCGACGCGCTGCCCGACGCCGCGCTGGCGCACATCCCCAAGGCCTGGAAGGACAGCAAGGCCGGCTGGCTGGAGCTGGCCCGCGGCTGCAAATACCGCTGCGCCTTCTGCCTCTGCTGCGCCTTCCCCCGCCCGCGGCTGCGCCGCTTCGGCCCGGAGCGCATCCGCGCGGCGGCGCGCGCCGCGGTCGCGCGGGGCGTGGAGGTGCTGGGCCTGCTCGCGACGAGCAACAGCTTCGACGTCGAGCTGCTGCGCTCGGTGACGGGCGCCCTGCGGGAGCTGGGGCTCGGCCAGCTCAAGGTCGCGGGCCCGGTGCACGCCCGTCACGCCCGGGGCGAGGCGCTCGAGCTGCTGGCGTCCTTGAACTGGGACCTCATGACCATCGGCCTGCAGACGCTCACGCCCGAGGCCCAGCGCCTGCTCAGGCGCAAAGAGGACCCCGAAGACTTCGCCCGCACCATGGAGAGCATCGCAAGCTTCGCCACGCCCGAGGTGGAGATCGTCCTGGGCCTGCCCGGCGACACGCCCGAGGGCTTCCGGAAGACGGTGCGCTTCGTGCTCGGCCTGCCCGTTAAGGTCACCGTGCAGTCGCTCCGGCTCGACCCGTGGTCGGACTTCCTCGCGGACCGGGGGAAGCTCGGGCTCAAGGCCGACTTCGCCCGCGCCGGCGTCATCCGGAGCAGCCCGACTTTCCCGGCCGCGGCGCTGGAGGACTGCCGGGACTGGCTGCGCCGGCTGGGCCGGGCGCCCTGGACCCATCGCGCCCGGACCTTGGCGCTCGACGGCGAGCATCTCAACGCGCGCCCGGCGGGGGGGCCGCGCGCATGA
- a CDS encoding nitrogenase iron protein NifH: MRARMNKRPRQIAFYGKGGIGKSTITANLSAVLAQRGHPVLQVGCDPKADSCRLLLHGRRLPSVLGLSKCRSTTALRAKDFVHRGFSGVHCVETGGPEPGVGCAGRGIILAIEIMTRLGVYSAGYDYIAYDVLGDVVCGGFAVPIREGYADEVYLVVSGEFMSLYAANNITRAIQRHARRSATRLAGIIGNLRNTRQEREIIKAFAGALGTQVLAFVPNDPAVQDAERRGRTIIEDRPDSAVGRSLRDLADRIEAKPRVIVPKPLGDRELDDLILKAAGSGS; this comes from the coding sequence ATGCGCGCGAGGATGAACAAGCGGCCGCGGCAGATCGCTTTCTACGGCAAGGGCGGCATCGGCAAGTCCACGATCACGGCCAACCTTTCGGCCGTTTTGGCCCAGCGGGGGCATCCGGTCCTGCAGGTCGGCTGCGACCCGAAGGCCGACTCCTGCCGGCTGCTCCTCCACGGCCGCCGGCTGCCCAGCGTGCTCGGCCTCTCGAAGTGCCGGTCCACCACGGCCCTGCGCGCCAAGGACTTCGTGCACCGGGGATTTTCGGGCGTGCATTGCGTGGAGACCGGCGGGCCGGAGCCGGGCGTGGGCTGCGCCGGCCGCGGCATCATCCTGGCCATCGAGATCATGACGCGCCTGGGCGTCTACAGCGCCGGCTACGACTACATCGCCTACGACGTGCTCGGAGACGTGGTGTGCGGCGGCTTCGCGGTCCCCATCCGCGAGGGCTACGCGGACGAGGTCTACCTCGTGGTCTCGGGCGAGTTCATGTCCCTCTACGCGGCCAACAACATCACCCGGGCCATCCAGCGGCACGCGCGGCGCAGCGCGACGAGGCTGGCCGGGATCATCGGCAACCTGAGGAACACGAGGCAAGAGCGCGAGATCATCAAGGCCTTCGCGGGCGCTTTGGGCACGCAGGTCTTGGCCTTCGTCCCGAACGACCCCGCGGTGCAGGACGCGGAGCGCCGCGGCCGGACCATCATCGAGGACAGGCCCGACTCCGCCGTGGGGCGCAGCCTGCGGGACCTGGCCGACCGCATCGAGGCCAAGCCCCGGGTCATCGTGCCCAAGCCCCTCGGAGACCGGGAGCTCGACGACCTCATCCTGAAGGCAGCCGGCTCCGGGAGCTAG
- a CDS encoding radical SAM protein: MRTKARTLAIGFFPRKFCGEAAQFELGLHRIPLLVEGWEVAWVQLDHDDQQANVRALRQAAPDLVLLHSNRAQIVETVDLIDALTEELPELPLFLCGWVAHPPYVTAAFAAAKGLRHPNFALLCGEIEAIVPALLDRLASGGASLAGLPGVVPWDPRSRRWRGRSDFVLVEDVGSLPPVTIDHIPKQHRQSQAGWVDLSRGCLYRCAFCFLCCYRRPRMRRLSKQSVREGIRAAAEKGVKVLGLYTASVSLDIELMATVVDTFRELRLDDVSVVGAVGPIGRRFLGRDQLELLARLKWSVMTVGLQSITPQAIRLGRRPDDPETVARTMEFISTFATPEVELILGLPGDTPEGFRRTIAFVLSLPVNITVQTFRLDAWSSFFIERKKFGLKADFRDVGRVYESDSFPKGAIEDCRQWLRRLGRARWPYRAKSLALDGEQINDTRAAAGPAEGG, translated from the coding sequence ATGAGGACCAAGGCCAGGACCTTGGCCATCGGCTTCTTCCCGCGCAAGTTCTGCGGCGAGGCGGCGCAATTCGAGCTCGGCCTGCACCGCATCCCCTTGCTGGTCGAGGGCTGGGAGGTGGCCTGGGTCCAGCTCGACCACGACGACCAGCAGGCCAACGTCCGCGCCCTGCGCCAGGCCGCGCCCGACCTGGTGCTCCTGCATTCCAACCGGGCCCAGATCGTGGAGACCGTGGACCTCATCGACGCTCTGACCGAGGAGCTCCCGGAGCTGCCCCTCTTCCTGTGCGGCTGGGTGGCTCATCCGCCCTATGTCACCGCCGCCTTCGCGGCCGCCAAGGGCTTGCGCCACCCGAACTTCGCCCTGCTCTGCGGCGAGATCGAGGCGATCGTGCCCGCGCTGCTGGACCGCCTGGCCTCGGGTGGGGCTAGCCTCGCCGGCCTGCCGGGAGTGGTGCCCTGGGACCCGCGCTCGCGCAGGTGGCGGGGGCGGTCCGATTTCGTCCTGGTCGAGGATGTCGGGAGCCTGCCGCCGGTCACCATCGACCACATCCCCAAGCAGCACCGCCAGTCCCAGGCGGGCTGGGTGGACCTCTCGCGGGGCTGCCTGTACCGCTGCGCCTTCTGCTTCCTGTGCTGCTACCGCCGGCCGCGCATGCGCCGCTTGAGCAAGCAGAGCGTGCGCGAGGGCATCCGCGCGGCCGCGGAGAAAGGGGTGAAGGTCCTGGGGCTCTACACCGCCAGCGTGAGCCTCGACATCGAGCTGATGGCCACGGTGGTGGACACCTTCCGCGAGCTGCGGCTCGATGACGTCTCCGTGGTGGGGGCCGTGGGCCCCATCGGCAGGCGCTTCCTCGGCCGGGACCAGCTGGAGCTGCTGGCCCGGCTCAAGTGGAGCGTGATGACGGTGGGGCTGCAGAGCATCACCCCGCAGGCCATCCGCCTGGGCCGCCGGCCGGACGACCCGGAGACCGTGGCCCGGACCATGGAGTTCATCTCCACCTTCGCCACCCCGGAGGTCGAGCTGATCCTGGGCCTGCCCGGAGACACCCCCGAGGGCTTCCGGCGCACCATCGCCTTCGTCCTCAGCCTGCCGGTCAACATCACGGTGCAGACCTTCCGGCTCGACGCCTGGTCGAGCTTCTTCATCGAGCGCAAGAAGTTCGGGCTCAAGGCGGACTTCCGCGACGTGGGGCGCGTGTACGAGAGCGACTCCTTCCCCAAGGGCGCCATCGAGGACTGCCGGCAGTGGCTGCGCCGCTTGGGCCGCGCGCGCTGGCCGTATCGGGCCAAGTCCCTGGCGCTCGACGGCGAGCAGATCAACGACACCCGGGCCGCGGCCGGCCCGGCGGAGGGCGGATGA
- a CDS encoding Crp/Fnr family transcriptional regulator, whose protein sequence is MKDYCVGCPVLKASFFAALRPETKKLAVCLMAYGRYKKRQVIYQQGNPATRIFAIKSGLLKSYKAGPNGRTQLITLYGPGSVFALESLASGEYDETVEVVADAELCFLEAARFKEMLEGNRALSFEVIQILSSALAASRNALLDSGTKSAAGRLAAFLLRLLPAPAGEGVLPLSRVEIGSLIGTSIETVSRQFRALREGRVIELRGQRLRVLDRRKLESLAA, encoded by the coding sequence ATGAAGGACTATTGCGTCGGGTGCCCGGTGCTCAAAGCGAGCTTCTTCGCGGCCCTGCGTCCGGAGACGAAGAAGCTGGCCGTCTGCCTGATGGCCTACGGCAGGTACAAGAAGCGGCAGGTCATCTACCAGCAGGGCAATCCCGCCACGCGCATCTTCGCGATCAAGTCCGGACTGCTGAAGTCCTACAAGGCCGGGCCCAACGGCAGGACCCAGCTCATCACGCTCTACGGCCCCGGCTCCGTGTTCGCTCTGGAGAGCCTGGCCTCGGGGGAATACGACGAGACGGTCGAGGTGGTGGCCGACGCGGAGCTCTGCTTCCTGGAGGCCGCGCGCTTCAAGGAGATGCTCGAGGGCAACCGCGCCCTCTCCTTCGAGGTCATCCAGATCCTGTCCAGCGCTTTGGCGGCTTCCCGCAACGCCCTGCTGGACTCCGGGACCAAGAGCGCGGCCGGCCGGCTGGCCGCCTTCCTGCTGCGCCTGCTGCCCGCGCCGGCCGGCGAAGGCGTCCTGCCCCTCTCCCGCGTGGAGATCGGCAGCCTCATCGGCACCAGCATCGAGACCGTGTCGCGCCAGTTCCGCGCTCTGCGCGAGGGCCGCGTCATCGAGCTCAGGGGCCAGCGCCTGCGGGTCCTGGACCGCAGGAAGCTGGAGTCCTTGG